One genomic segment of Diceros bicornis minor isolate mBicDic1 chromosome 25, mDicBic1.mat.cur, whole genome shotgun sequence includes these proteins:
- the SYCP3 gene encoding synaptonemal complex protein 3 isoform X2, which translates to MVPSGRKRGGKSGKTSMEDQVIRAYDFEKEDKKILSRSEEEVTEGITPVIEKHGKKRTSAGVVEDVGGEVQNMLERFGADINKALLAKRKRLEMYTKSSLKTSNQKIEHVWKTQQEQRQKLNQEYSQQFLTLFQQWDIDVQKAGEQEEKLASMEDLEKNHDNLLTGAQNELRKEMAMLQKKIMMETQQQEMASVRKSLQSMLF; encoded by the exons ATGGTGCCCTCTGGAAGAAAACGTGGCGGGAAATCGGGGAAGACATCGATGGAGGATCAGGTTATAAGAGCCTatgactttgaaaaagaagataagaaaattCTGAGTCGTTCAGAGGAGGAAGTTACTGAAG GGATCACTCCAGTAATTGAAAAGCATGGGAAGAAAAGGACTTCTGCAGGAGTAGTTGAAGATGTGGG GGGTGAAGTACAGAATATGCTGGAAAGATTTGGAG ctGACATTAACAAAGCTCTTCTTGCCAAGAGAAAAAGACTAGAAATGTATACTAAGTCTTCTCTCAAAACCAGTAACCAGAAAATTGAACATGTTTGGAAAACCCAACAAGAGCAAAG GCAGAAGCTTAACCAAGAATATTCTCAGCAGTTTCTGACTTTGTTTCAGCAGTGGGATATAGATGTGCAGAAAGCTGGGGAACAAGAAGAAAAACTAGCT AGTATGGAGGACTTGGAGAAGAATCATGATAATCTACTTACTGGTGCACAAAATGAACTTAGGAAAGAAATGGCTAtgttgcaaaaaaaaattatgatggaAACT CAGCAGCAAGAGATGGCAAGTGTTCGCAAGTCTCTTCAATCCATGTTATTCTGA
- the SYCP3 gene encoding synaptonemal complex protein 3 isoform X1, whose product MVPSGRKRGGKSGKTSMEDQVIRAYDFEKEDKKILSRSEEEVTEGITPVIEKHGKKRTSAGVVEDVGGEVQNMLERFGADINKALLAKRKRLEMYTKSSLKTSNQKIEHVWKTQQEQRQKLNQEYSQQFLTLFQQWDIDVQKAGEQEEKLANMFRQQQKVFQQSRIIQSQRLKTIRQLYEQFIKSMEDLEKNHDNLLTGAQNELRKEMAMLQKKIMMETQQQEMASVRKSLQSMLF is encoded by the exons ATGGTGCCCTCTGGAAGAAAACGTGGCGGGAAATCGGGGAAGACATCGATGGAGGATCAGGTTATAAGAGCCTatgactttgaaaaagaagataagaaaattCTGAGTCGTTCAGAGGAGGAAGTTACTGAAG GGATCACTCCAGTAATTGAAAAGCATGGGAAGAAAAGGACTTCTGCAGGAGTAGTTGAAGATGTGGG GGGTGAAGTACAGAATATGCTGGAAAGATTTGGAG ctGACATTAACAAAGCTCTTCTTGCCAAGAGAAAAAGACTAGAAATGTATACTAAGTCTTCTCTCAAAACCAGTAACCAGAAAATTGAACATGTTTGGAAAACCCAACAAGAGCAAAG GCAGAAGCTTAACCAAGAATATTCTCAGCAGTTTCTGACTTTGTTTCAGCAGTGGGATATAGATGTGCAGAAAGCTGGGGAACAAGAAGAAAAACTAGCT AATATGTTTCGACAGCAACAAAAGGTTTTTCAACAATCTAGAATTATTCAGAGCCAGAGACTGAAAACAATTAGACAGTTATATGAGCAGTTCATAAAG AGTATGGAGGACTTGGAGAAGAATCATGATAATCTACTTACTGGTGCACAAAATGAACTTAGGAAAGAAATGGCTAtgttgcaaaaaaaaattatgatggaAACT CAGCAGCAAGAGATGGCAAGTGTTCGCAAGTCTCTTCAATCCATGTTATTCTGA